The Alkalihalophilus pseudofirmus nucleotide sequence AATTCTTCACATGATGTTTCTGGAAGATAAGTACAGTTATGACAAGCGGCTATATTTAATGAATGGATTCCTTGACCCGATGTTACTCCAATTTCAGTGCAGACTGGGTCTGATGAACACCATTTAGCTTTATCAATAGATCTTTCTAGTATCTGTAGTAATGTATCCTTTTCTCCTAACCTAACTAGACCACCCATTGTCCCTTCAGAGTCACCAGAAGCAGTATATATCAGAAAGCCGTTCATCTCTTTTCCATGTTCTTTTGATATAAATAAACGTTCCCGTAAAGCTGAAGTACTATATCCACATTCAAAGATCATCTCAGAAATTAACAAATGAGCTAACGTGTGCAACATGACATACCTAGGATTCAGCTCTTTATCCATGACTATACCCGCTGCTTCTATCTCTTTATACCTAGACTGTAGTAAATTAAAATGTTCTTTTACCAGTCTACTATTTTCCCAATTAGTTAAAACTTCATCATTGAATTCAATAAATATACCTTCCCCGTAAACTGTATAACCCGGCAACCAATTATTTTCTGGAATACTAGGATTCCTAAAAAGTAATTCTCTTCCTTTATTTATTTTATCCCTATTTATAGATTGGTCACTATTAAGCCTTTCAAAACCAAACAATATCCTAGTATCACGTAATTTAGGTACCAGATGAATTTTAGATATCCCTAATTTTTTAAACTCCACTAGTGAATTAGATTTTTCATTAAACTCTGAAACAACTTTTAGATGATTATTATCCATTGGTTCATTTAGAGAACAGAATTCCTGATACCTAAGTTTCTTTTCAATATCTTCTAATTCATTATCTTCTACTACCAGACTCTCCCCTTCAATTATAGTAAGTGCTTTAATAATAGTTTGATTGTTTGCTGTTTGGAGATCGACACTAAACTTATTTAATAGATAAGTTGCAATCTTTTCTTTTTCATCAATAACAATTTTTAATGTCTCAATTTCATGAGCAATTGGTTCCTGCTTTAGAAATTCAATTACTTCTTTGAGTTCACTTGAGTAATCTCCTGGTAAATAAAGAGCGCTAATAACGTCAGGATAATAAACGTTATTCGAGTTTCTTAACAACACAAAAGGTTGTTCAAGACATTCTTCATGTGCAGTTTCATTAGTACCAAACCAATGTTTTCTACCGGTACATAGAAAAGTTTTTCCTTCTTGTACTTGTGTTACAAGAGGTGAAATATTTCCATTGTTTAATTTAGAGGTAATCCCTTTTAATGACCTTTTATAGTCCTCTCCACAAACAGTACATTCAACACGCATACTTGTAAGTGTTGCTCCTCCTGTT carries:
- the drmB gene encoding DUF1998 domain-containing protein; this encodes MKNKNETRIPLRRAELISPFGVGAISTNNEGINMMTGVLDQWFKGNNVDLADYRFNESRLENILGVKEFRLPPDYRSIFGKSGGSLKNVDLKIPMILFPTWFYCNRCRKMEKLHLADISKKKCKHCNNGYLVQVPFVTVCKHGHIDDFPWNEWVHRDISNKCKGPLKLVSTGGATLTSMRVECTVCGEDYKRSLKGITSKLNNGNISPLVTQVQEGKTFLCTGRKHWFGTNETAHEECLEQPFVLLRNSNNVYYPDVISALYLPGDYSSELKEVIEFLKQEPIAHEIETLKIVIDEKEKIATYLLNKFSVDLQTANNQTIIKALTIIEGESLVVEDNELEDIEKKLRYQEFCSLNEPMDNNHLKVVSEFNEKSNSLVEFKKLGISKIHLVPKLRDTRILFGFERLNSDQSINRDKINKGRELLFRNPSIPENNWLPGYTVYGEGIFIEFNDEVLTNWENSRLVKEHFNLLQSRYKEIEAAGIVMDKELNPRYVMLHTLAHLLISEMIFECGYSTSALRERLFISKEHGKEMNGFLIYTASGDSEGTMGGLVRLGEKDTLLQILERSIDKAKWCSSDPVCTEIGVTSGQGIHSLNIAACHNCTYLPETSCEEFNRFLDRSLIVGLPDTEGIGFFEDYFSK